GTGTGCTACGCCCCAGCTTGCAATGCTTGGCAATGCTGGCTTGCAGCCAGCAAACAAAGAAACCTGTTATGCATGTAAAAAAATAGTCACAAGTGTtttcatctgtgcatgtgtttaaaaTTGGGAGGGGTGAGAGAGGTGGATTTCTGGGACTGCAAGCTTCACCTGTAGATCCAGCTTTTAGTAGTCACCTGGGAACGGACAAGTGAGCAAGTTGTTCAGAGGAGAGACGTAAGTCGGTGCCAAGTGAACTGAGCATTCAGAGACACTATATGATCACAGCTTCACAGACCTCATAAAGGTGAGTCATTATAATTAAATACTGTATTGACTTAAACTAATTACTTCAAGCTCAAATTTTATGTTAGTAGTAAACTATAGCAAATTACCAATTCACTTAAATATGTCATGTGCACTGTGGTGTATTCAAACCACCTCTGTGTAGGTATGAGTGAGTGGTGGTCAGTGTTGCAGCTTTCAAAAGAccagttttactttgtgttAGTTTAATGAtagttattgtttttctttagtgCTAAATGTATGCAGTGTTTATGATACTGTATATGTGGTGTCATAGTGATCTTTCCATATGTTCAGTCCCTaatttgtgtggatgtgttttgtgtttgcatattgcttcaaatgtaaaaatacaggCAGAATGTTGTTGAACAGGACTAGCAGGGTGTGGAGTATCATGCACACCAAGTAAGGAAAAAGGATGCACAGTTAAAAAAGGTTCCAATGAAATGAAAGCATTTATACGTAACAGGGTATCAGTGGTTTTTGTTCCTGTTATCTCCTGCACTGCTGATAAGAAGTTGGAgtataaagaagaagaaactaaaAATTGGACGCATCCATACTAGGGCCAAAAAAAGAcacgcacaaaaacacaaaataggCATCAATGTCATCACAAACTTCATGTGTTTAGTTTATTATTCGTTATTTCCATACAGCAGATGATTAAACTCCCAGCCTGCCCATTCAATTCATACTACAGTCATCAAGATAATACACTTTAACAACATGCCCTTAGTTTGTGTGGCTTCCTACCAAATAATACCAGTGATCTTTGGCACTCGGTTACATCCAGCTAGCGCATTTGAActatttatttctctcttttcagtTATGAGTGAACACTTAAGGAGTCACTACAGGTCCTCGCCGCAAGATCTGAGGCTGGTTCTTCTGGGGAACATTGGATGTGGAAAGACGTCATCGGCAGATACTATCCTAGGGCAGCTCTCCCCAGTTTCTCCCAGTGCCTCAAGGAGCTGCCAGCTGAGAAAGGGTTTTTCTGAGGGCAGGAACGTGACCCTGGTGGAGGCGCCGAGATGGTACTGGAAGGGGGGCAAGATGGAGGACAGTGTTAGAAAGGAGACAGAGCAAGCAATGACACTGGTGTCACCAGGTCCCCATGGTATTTTGCTCCTGGTGCCTGTTAATCAGTTCACAGAGGTTGGTTTTAGTGACTTCTAGTTGTGTTTAACTTGTTAtgacagtgatgtttttttatctCACCCGGTGAAATCACTGACTAACTAAACTAACTCTTTGGACTGATGCTCTTCTTCTGGATCCATCCATGAAGGAAGAATGCAAATTGAATTATTTCCGTCAAGTCTGTTGAGAATATCAAACATGAGTTGGCAATGAATTTTGTAACTATAATGAATTTGTCTCTTTGATCCGCTTCTTTCTTTGGTAATCCCAGATGGAGGGCCGTGTCCCTacagagctggaggaggtgtTTGGGGGGGAAGTGCTAGACCACACCCTGGTCCTGCTGACCTGTGGGGACTACTTGATGGGAAGAACAGCAGAGGTATTGGAGATATTCATCTGGCCTCCATAGTGTTTTACAATCCAGTCCCTGAAAAACTAGTGCACAGTACCACTTAAAAAACATAAGGTCTGTGCGttataataaatatcaggtcctagccttttattttcagtgtgctACTATATCTTGATAGATTTTACATATTGATATTATTAAGGATTtgtacaaataataataaatcattttatgcATTACAAGTAGAAATTATGTACAGAACCTTCAAAGAAAAAGCCTTAAATGTCCTCCACAGGAATACCTGCAGAAAGAACACCCAGGCCTGAGACAGATGATTGATCGCTGTGGGGGAAGGTACCATGTCATCAATAATCGGCAGCGGCGGGACAGGGAGCAGATCCGTGAGCTGATGGAAAAAGTAGGAACGTAGAGAACAATTAAAAGAACTGTGTCACTGTAGCAGTGGTACAcgtgtgtatttttaatgacaTGGTAGTTATCTATAATTTGGTCATTttggtttatgtgtttttaaaaacatgacttgGATTTCCTGATTTCATCGATCGCTTTTTCACAGTGTCAAAAAGTGTAAGTCGTTTTATTGCATAATGCGTTTTGTCTGACAAGGTTGAACATGAATGCTGTAGTTTTGCCCAGCAACGCCCTGTTGTAGACTCATGCCATCACACCCATTTATAGTCAAGACCAGTCTGAGTCTTCATGACTAGATTGTAATTCTGACATGGGAATTCATCCAACTATGGTGATTAATTGCAGGAATTGTAAAGTGTGATGATTGAATTTCAAATGTGGGTATAGTAGACATTCATTTATGTTACAGGTCGACAATATGGTGCAGCAAAATGGGGTGTTCTACAAGAAAACAGCTGAAGATAGAGAGTTTGAGAAAcaagtgaaagaaataaaacgAGAACCTACAGAGAGTTACAGAGTTcaaaaggaagaggaaagagagacgGTCGGATCAACGCACATCAcaagcacagaaacagagaacAGTTTCCGTAGAGTAAACCATTACAGCATCATCttggagaggaaaagaagacaagagagagagaagatggaTGAAAGAGTGAATGTAAGTCAAGTGTCTAACAGGCTTCATTCAACTCCAGCAGCAGAGCGACAGTCATATTCAGAGCCGCAGGATGATAGTCAGCTGACGAGGACGCCCAGCTTCAAACTAAATACAGGTAAATGCTGAGGGAACTGAATTCTGGGTCCCATTTTTGTGTCCAGTGTTGTTCTACATCCCaatatgtaaaaatgtgagCTGGAATGAAAAGGACTCATATAtactgtttttcctctgcagatgGAGCTCTACTCTCACAAATCTCTGAGGTTAAATCAACTCCAAAAGTGATATCTACTTGTAAGTCCCAGGACCTCACTGTCTCGTATCTCACTTCGCACTTCATTTGTATGAAGTTTCATTTTAAGCATCATCTGAAATTTGTGTCAACTTCCAAATTTCACAATTGTTTTCAGTTCACCACAGAATCAACAGCTTTGAAGAGAGATCTCCCGAAGCGTCGCCCACGTCTTCTCTTTATTCGCCCgtcttctcctcatcctcctccccctcctcgtCAACTCGTccctctcccccctcctcaTCATCCATCACCTCCACTAAATTCTCCTTCgcctcatcctcctctccctcatcatcctcttcatcctctccgGAGCTGCGTCTGGTGCTACTCGGGCGGAGTGGAGCAGGGAAGAGTGCAGCTGGCAACAGCATCCTGGGGCAGGAGGAGTTTGCATCACACCCAGACAGACTCACATCGATTACTCAGGAGTGCGAGAAAAAGAAAGCACTGGTTGAAGGAAGAAGGGTTAGTGTTTTAAAAGgcaaaaagtttttattttccaccactgccaGACCTCATAGAATAACACCTCTGACACCTTTTGTTTGAGTtcctaaaacaatacaatctgGCAGATTTCCGAtgatctttctgtgtttttatgttgctgCATGTTTCTCCTCTCTCACCTGCAGGTGGCAGTGGTGGATACCCCAGACTGGTTCAATTCAGAGAGCACTCCAGATGAGGTACGAGCTCAGCTCTCTTCCTGCGTCACTCTGTCCAGCCCCGGCCCCCACACCTTCCTAATGTGTGTCCCCCTTGACCAGCCTGCAAAGGACCAGCTGCAGGCTCTCAGGGCCCTTGAGGTAATTTTTGGCCCTGAAGCTGTGCAGAAACACACTCTGGTTCTCTTCACTCATGCAGATCGATTGAGGGCTAGCGGAAAGTCAGGAGACAGCAGCATAGAGGCATACATTACTGGTCAGCGAAGGGACTTGTTGAAGCTTGTGGAGAAATGTGGGGATCGGTTTCATGTGATGGACACAGGAGatgggagggagaggaggaatcTCTTGGAGCTGCTAGAAAAGGTGGAGCAGACAGTGAGGGAGGCTGGAGGACAGTGTTACTCATGTCCTGCTTTTCAGGAGGCAGAGAGCCGAGTGAGGCAGAGACAGCTGGAGATAGCAAAGGAGAGAAGGGGCAAAGAGAGGCGGGTAAGCTATCCCTACATGCAGACTGTAGCTGAGGCagaagaggaagtgagagaGGATGAGATTGAGAAAACAAGGGATGAGGCAGAGATGAGTGTCAGCAGCATGAATATCGAGAGCCTTCCTCCTGTTACACTTTCAAGCTTGTCCCCTTCTCTCCTTAGTTCCATCAGGGAGAAAATGGAGTCTAATATAAAGACACTACCCCAGCTTCTGGCAGATAGCTCGGTGTGGGTTAGTGAGGGAGCAAGGAAGGTGCAGAGTAGTCCAGCATGGGATACAGTCAGCAGTGGAGCACAAAACATTCAGAAGATGGTGATTGATAGTTCAGCGTGGGAGAAGGTGGGAGCTAGTGTCAGACATATGTCTAAGCTAGTGGGAGACAGAGTTCCCCAAGTGGTGGTGGACGGCTCGGCGTTGGTGGGGTCTggagcaaaagcagcagcagcaagtcCCATGTGGGAAAAAGTTGGTTCAGGGGCCAAACTAGTGGCAGACAGTTCCCTGCGTGTCGGAGCTGGGATAGGAGCCGGGGCGAAGAATTTGGCACAGAGTCCGGTGTGGGAGAAGGTCGGTTCTGGGGTCAAAACAGGGGCCAAAATGGTGGCTGAGAGTTCAGTGTGGGAGAAAATTGGGACTACTGCTAAACAGGTGCCCCAGGTGGTCATTGGGGGTGCACTGCTGGGTCTGGTGCTTGGTGTGTTTTTAGGGGGTGTCATCGGAGGAGCTGTTGGAGCAGCTGCTGGTTCTGCGCTGACTGAAGTGGGCAGACGAAGATTGAGCAACAAGAACATGTTAGAAAACGCAGGTGAAACTGCAAGAAATACAGAGAGAATGGTGAATAACAGCATGGCCTTCCTGGCCAAGCAAGGCGAGAAGTcactgaaaactgaatgaaCGACTGAATGGATCATGTATAAGAAATGTTTGGAACATTTATTTGTTGTGAATGAACATTATCTGAGtgttttgcttttcagttttgaaaccTTTCATTGCTTCTTTCAGTCATTTTGAAAATACTGTCAGATTTATCACGTCTTCAGAGGATTATCAACTTTATTTTGTGCTATTATTTACTTAGAGTTAATGAAGGAGGATGGTTAAAGCTTTTGTCTAAACAGTGGAGATCACCTACATTAAATATTGCTAATATTTGAAAATACgtaaatgaaaatacatttctagATTTTCTGCAAAAGAAAACTTGGCTGGGTGGATTTCTTAgagcaaactgaaaacacacgGTTTTCAAGATGTGTCAAATTCTATTAAAGCCCAATCAATGCAATTATGAAACAAACACTTAACAAACAATGAATACTTTCCTGTCCATGTCTTAAAAGCAAGCTGcatgaattacatttttataggCTCTTTATCAAAGTATTCTGTACTGTACCACAGTCACACAGCATCTTCTCCTCATAATCCtccagtgttgtgtttaaatattCACTATAAAATTATTTGTTGTCTGAGTGCTATTTTCAAACGTTTAAAACACATCACATGGAAAAGCCTCAACACACATTTTGTTGCAAGAAAAAGTTACAGTCATGACCTTGtagcattttctatttttttactcttcatTCAACGAAGAGTGCTGCATTAAAAAACTGTGTCATcattgtgtatgtgcacacttTCTATCATTACAACTTCCCATGAGACATGCGAGTTTATTCTGTATGTGACTGGTAAAATAGTCACactttctgtgtgcatgtgggtgttAACTGTGGTGACAAGAGGGGCACAACATCGGGTTAGGGGTGGAGAGGTGTAGAAGGGGGCATTATCTCTAAGTCCCAGGCTAGGCAGCATCACCCTGCTCGTCCTCCTGTATCAGACGAAGGAGAGCTGGTTAACACCCAGCAGCCTGAACCATCATCATAAGGTTATGTTGAAGCCTCACTGCAGATCTGATCAGacaatgttttgttgctttCAGCAACTGAACCCAAAAAGATAATGTTGATTAAAACAAGtgtgaacatccatccatccattttctatacccccttattcctaaccagggtcacggggatctgctggagcctatcccagctctctttgggtgaaaggcaggggtacaccctggacaggtcaccagtccatcacagggccacatagagacacacaaagaca
This genomic window from Mastacembelus armatus chromosome 1, fMasArm1.2, whole genome shotgun sequence contains:
- the LOC113127816 gene encoding uncharacterized protein LOC113127816 isoform X2; its protein translation is MSEHLRSHYRSSPQDLRLVLLGNIGCGKTSSADTILGQLSPVSPSASRSCQLRKGFSEGRNVTLVEAPRWYWKGGKMEDSVRKETEQAMTLVSPGPHGILLLVPVNQFTEMEGRVPTELEEVFGGEVLDHTLVLLTCGDYLMGRTAEEYLQKEHPGLRQMIDRCGGRYHVINNRQRRDREQIRELMEKVDNMVQQNGVFYKKTAEDREFEKQVKEIKREPTESYRVQKEEERETVGSTHITSTETENSFRRVNHYSIILERKRRQEREKMDERVNVSQVSNRLHSTPAAERQSYSEPQDDSQLTRTPSFKLNTDGALLSQISEVKSTPKVISTFHHRINSFEERSPEASPTSSLYSPVFSSSSSPSSSTRPSPPSSSSITSTKFSFASSSSPSSSSSSSPELRLVLLGRSGAGKSAAGNSILGQEEFASHPDRLTSITQECEKKKALVEGRRVAVVDTPDWFNSESTPDEVRAQLSSCVTLSSPGPHTFLMCVPLDQPAKDQLQALRALEVIFGPEAVQKHTLVLFTHADRLRASGKSGDSSIEAYITGQRRDLLKLVEKCGDRFHVMDTGDGRERRNLLELLEKVEQTVREAGGQCYSCPAFQEAESRVRQRQLEIAKERRGKERRVSYPYMQTVAEAEEEVREDEIEKTRDEAEMSVSSMNIESLPPVTLSSLSPSLLSSIREKMESNIKTLPQLLADSSVWVSEGARKVQSSPAWDTVSSGAQNIQKMVIDSSAWEKVGASVRHMSKLVGDRVPQVVVDGSALVGSGAKAAAASPMWEKVGSGAKLVADSSLRVGAGIGAGAKNLAQSPVWEKVGSGVKTGAKMVAESSVWEKIGTTAKQVPQVVIGGALLGLVLGVFLGGVIGGAVGAAAGSALTEVGRRRLSNKNMLENAGETARNTERMVNNSMAFLAKQGEKSLKTE
- the LOC113127816 gene encoding uncharacterized protein LOC113127816 isoform X1 — its product is MPLVCVASYQIIPVIFGTRLHPASAFELFISLFSVMSEHLRSHYRSSPQDLRLVLLGNIGCGKTSSADTILGQLSPVSPSASRSCQLRKGFSEGRNVTLVEAPRWYWKGGKMEDSVRKETEQAMTLVSPGPHGILLLVPVNQFTEMEGRVPTELEEVFGGEVLDHTLVLLTCGDYLMGRTAEEYLQKEHPGLRQMIDRCGGRYHVINNRQRRDREQIRELMEKVDNMVQQNGVFYKKTAEDREFEKQVKEIKREPTESYRVQKEEERETVGSTHITSTETENSFRRVNHYSIILERKRRQEREKMDERVNVSQVSNRLHSTPAAERQSYSEPQDDSQLTRTPSFKLNTDGALLSQISEVKSTPKVISTFHHRINSFEERSPEASPTSSLYSPVFSSSSSPSSSTRPSPPSSSSITSTKFSFASSSSPSSSSSSSPELRLVLLGRSGAGKSAAGNSILGQEEFASHPDRLTSITQECEKKKALVEGRRVAVVDTPDWFNSESTPDEVRAQLSSCVTLSSPGPHTFLMCVPLDQPAKDQLQALRALEVIFGPEAVQKHTLVLFTHADRLRASGKSGDSSIEAYITGQRRDLLKLVEKCGDRFHVMDTGDGRERRNLLELLEKVEQTVREAGGQCYSCPAFQEAESRVRQRQLEIAKERRGKERRVSYPYMQTVAEAEEEVREDEIEKTRDEAEMSVSSMNIESLPPVTLSSLSPSLLSSIREKMESNIKTLPQLLADSSVWVSEGARKVQSSPAWDTVSSGAQNIQKMVIDSSAWEKVGASVRHMSKLVGDRVPQVVVDGSALVGSGAKAAAASPMWEKVGSGAKLVADSSLRVGAGIGAGAKNLAQSPVWEKVGSGVKTGAKMVAESSVWEKIGTTAKQVPQVVIGGALLGLVLGVFLGGVIGGAVGAAAGSALTEVGRRRLSNKNMLENAGETARNTERMVNNSMAFLAKQGEKSLKTE